The genomic window AAAGGTAGTCGAAGTAGCGGGTCCACCATGGGTCGTCGGGGGCCAAGGTGCCGCCGGGGCCGTCGTAGCGCTTCCAGAGGGGGCCTTCGGGGATGAGGGTGTAGCCGAGGTCGTCGAGGGCCGTGCGGATTCGGGTGGTGTCGTTGGGGTGCAGCACCTGTGCGGCTTCCTCGTCGTCCCAGACGCCGGGGTTTTCGAGGGCCAGGACGGCCAGGTCGCCGAAGTTGCTGATGACGATCACGAGCTGCTCACCGGTGGCTGTGGCTGCGGCGGGGATGTCGATGCGGCCGTGAAAGCTGGCGTCTTGCACCTCTCGGTCGACGAGACATTGGCCGCCGAAGTCGCGGTCGAGTCGTTCGGCCAGTTGGTTGAACCGTGCCCTGGCTCGGCGGTGGTTGTAGTTCGCGGGGAACTCGAGGTGGTCGGGGTCGTCGAGGGAGCGCAGCAGCTGCCAGAGCTGGGCGTCGTCGGCAGGCATCCGGTCATTGTGCCTGCCCGTTCTGGGGCCGGGGGTGCTGAGGTTTGCGGGCTTTGAAGCGGGCGATGGGCTTGGTGGTGGTGCGGGCGACCTCGGTGAGGAGCTGGTCGCCGTCGTAGACGCGGAAGGTGGTGTCGGCGGCTTCGACGGTGACGGTGCGGCCGGCGTGGGCGATACCGGGGTGGATGCGTTGACCGGCGATGACGATGCTGCCGCGGCTGCTGACCCGCCGGTCGACGCGTTGGGTGTCGCGGGTCGGGGCCGGTGGTGGTCCGGCGGGGCGGGCGTCGCGGAGGCGGGCCAGATCGGTGCGGGTGAGTGGGTTGGGCAGGCTGCGCAGCAGCGTCCGGTCGGCGTCGAGGATGTGCAGGACGCCGTGGTCGAGGCGGGCGATGATCCGGCGGCCGGCGAGGTGGTAGCCGACCGGGTGCTGCCGCCCGGCGAGGGCGATGAGGCCGTTGGCGGTGACGAGCCGGTCGACCTCGATCGCCCCGCCGGGCTTGGCCGGGCCGGCGGCGATGGGCGACGGTCCGGCAAGCTTGCCGCCGTCAGCCAGAAGCTGCCGCAGGTGGTCGAGGGTGAGCCGGGACGGGACGGTCTTGAGACGGGCGCCGTCCAGCAGCAGGTGGATGATGGTGTTATCGGCCCAGAGGGTGATGGTGCGCCCGGCATGGGCGGGGCCGAGCCAGAACTGCTGCCCGCAGACGGCGAGGTTGCCGGAGACGGGAACCACGCGGGTGACCTCGACGGCCAGCTCGAGCGGTTCGCCGCCGACGTCAGGAACCGCCGGCGGCGCTGAAACAGCCACCGGCCGGTCCGGCAGTCTTTCCGGTCGTGGCTGACGGGGCGCGGGGATGGTGCCGGTGAGCGACGGGGGCAGTCGCAGCGGCAGCTGCTCATCGGGCGGCCGGGCAGTGAACCGGTCCACCGGGAACGCCATGTCCAGAGACTGATGCGGCCGGCTGGTGTTGTATTCGTGCCGGAACCCGTCGATGGCGGCCTGGGCCTCTTCCGGGTTGGCCCAGACCTCGACCTCGTCGAGGAGTTCCCGTTGCAGGGTCTGGTGGAACCGCTCGACCTTGCCAGTGGTGGTTGGTGAGCGGGGCTTGGTCAGCCGGTGGGTGATGCCGTTCTCCCGGCAGATCCGGTCGAACATCACCTCACCACCACCGCGGCCGAACCGGGCGGTGAACTGCTTGCCGTTGTCGGTCAGCACCTCCTCGGGCACCCCGAACCGCTGCAATGCCTCGGCGAAAGCGAGACACACCGCCCGGCCGGTGGCCCGGCGGACGACAGCGACGATGACGCAGAACCGGGAGTGGTCGTCGACGCCGGTGACGACCTTCGCCTCACCGCCATCGGCGAGCTGGATGCCGCCGACGATGTCCATCTGCCACAGCTCCATCGGCCGCTCACGCTGCCAGCGCCGGTAGTCCTCCCTCCGGCGTCGGCGAGGTGTGGGATCAATCAGGCCGTGTCGGACCAGCACCCGGTAGATGGTGCTCAGCGACGGGACCGGTCCGGGGCAACCGCGGCGGCCCAGCTCGTAGTGCAGTCGCCGTTGCCCCCACCGGGGATGGTTGCGGCGCAGTTCGCAGATCACCGCCTCCACCTCCGCCGGGGTCTGGGCGGGATGCCCATGCGGTCGGTGCGACCGCTCCGCCAG from Micromonospora kangleipakensis includes these protein-coding regions:
- a CDS encoding IS481 family transposase, with product MLVELSVTEQRYRAVLEVEASLPVTEVAERFGVSRQAVHRWLGWYRDQGLEGLAERSHRPHGHPAQTPAEVEAVICELRRNHPRWGQRRLHYELGRRGCPGPVPSLSTIYRVLVRHGLIDPTPRRRRREDYRRWQRERPMELWQMDIVGGIQLADGGEAKVVTGVDDHSRFCVIVAVVRRATGRAVCLAFAEALQRFGVPEEVLTDNGKQFTARFGRGGGEVMFDRICRENGITHRLTKPRSPTTTGKVERFHQTLQRELLDEVEVWANPEEAQAAIDGFRHEYNTSRPHQSLDMAFPVDRFTARPPDEQLPLRLPPSLTGTIPAPRQPRPERLPDRPVAVSAPPAVPDVGGEPLELAVEVTRVVPVSGNLAVCGQQFWLGPAHAGRTITLWADNTIIHLLLDGARLKTVPSRLTLDHLRQLLADGGKLAGPSPIAAGPAKPGGAIEVDRLVTANGLIALAGRQHPVGYHLAGRRIIARLDHGVLHILDADRTLLRSLPNPLTRTDLARLRDARPAGPPPAPTRDTQRVDRRVSSRGSIVIAGQRIHPGIAHAGRTVTVEAADTTFRVYDGDQLLTEVARTTTKPIARFKARKPQHPRPQNGQAQ